The following coding sequences lie in one Miscanthus floridulus cultivar M001 chromosome 9, ASM1932011v1, whole genome shotgun sequence genomic window:
- the LOC136482420 gene encoding binding partner of ACD11 1-like isoform X3, with protein sequence MAVRTIKVTNVPLSATAENMKEFFSFSGEIEYVEMRRDSETSQVAYVTFKEFHGADTALLLSGSSMCGDVPVNIAPVEDYELPPEAYSHPEVRSPAPGTPTREAVKKAEEVVSTMLAKGFVLSKDALRRAQSFDGRHQQLLSTVTARVASLDRRLGLSDKFSLGTAAARGAARGVDERFQVTERAWGAFSAAGEVVAGSPYASRGTAWVSAAVGAVARAASDVGAMTMEKVVRAEVEGTAADGAGAEAAGQGHAARVDVHDEHGVAAQHGPPKE encoded by the exons ATGGCG GTCAGAACGATCAAGGTGACCAATGTGCCTCTGTCAGCAACAGCAGAGAACATGAAGGAGTTCTTCTCCTTCTCTGGCGAGATCGAGTACGTCGAGATGCGAAGGGACTCAGAGACGTCTCAGGTTGCTTATGTCACCTTCAAGGAGTTCCATGGAGCTGACACGGCTCTGCTCCTCTCT GGATCAAGCATGTGTGGCGATGTTCCTGTGAACATCGCACCAGTGGAAGACTACGAACTGCCACCGGAAGCCTACTCCCATCCAGAAGTAAGGTCACCGGCGCCAGGAACGCCGACCAGGGAGGCCGTGAAGAAGGCGGAGGAGGTGGTGAGCACCATGCTGGCCAAGGGCTTCGTGCTGAGCAAGGACGCGCTGCGGCGCGCGCAGTCGTTCGACGGCCGGCACCAGCAGCTGCTGTCCACGGTGACGGCGCGGGTGGCGTCGCTGGACCGCCGCCTGGGGCTCAGCGACAAGTTCAGCCTCGGCACGGCCGCGGCccgcggcgcggcgcgcggcgtCGACGAGCGGTTCCAGGTCACGGAGCGCGCCTGGGGCGCCTTCTCCGCGGCCGGGGAGGTCGTGGCGGGCAGCCCCTACGCGTCTCGCGGCACCGCCTGGGTGTCGGCCGCCGTCGGCGCCGTCGCCAGGGCCGCGTCCGACGTCGgcgccatgaccatggagaagGTGGTCAGGGCCGAGGTGGAGGGCACGGCGGCGGACGGCGCGGGCGCCGAGGCGGCGGGGCAAGGGCACGCAGCCCGTGTCGACGTGCACGACGAACATGGAGTTGCAGCTCAGCACGGTCCACCAAAAGAATAA
- the LOC136482420 gene encoding binding partner of ACD11 1-like isoform X2: MQVRLGPGCLRIGVAPAELCTSPSPSPSPQLCTSPNWTIDVSDVRTIKVTNVPLSATAENMKEFFSFSGEIEYVEMRRDSETSQVAYVTFKEFHGADTALLLSGSSMCGDVPVNIAPVEDYELPPEAYSHPEVRSPAPGTPTREAVKKAEEVVSTMLAKGFVLSKDALRRAQSFDGRHQQLLSTVTARVASLDRRLGLSDKFSLGTAAARGAARGVDERFQVTERAWGAFSAAGEVVAGSPYASRGTAWVSAAVGAVARAASDVGAMTMEKVVRAEVEGTAADGAGAEAAGQGHAARVDVHDEHGVAAQHGPPKE; this comes from the exons ATGCAGGTCCGGCTGGGCCCTGGCTGTTTGAGGATAGGAGTAGCTCCTGCTGAACTTTGCACctcaccatcaccatcaccatcaccacaGCTCTGCACTTCCCCCAATTGGACCATCGATGTCTCAGAC GTCAGAACGATCAAGGTGACCAATGTGCCTCTGTCAGCAACAGCAGAGAACATGAAGGAGTTCTTCTCCTTCTCTGGCGAGATCGAGTACGTCGAGATGCGAAGGGACTCAGAGACGTCTCAGGTTGCTTATGTCACCTTCAAGGAGTTCCATGGAGCTGACACGGCTCTGCTCCTCTCT GGATCAAGCATGTGTGGCGATGTTCCTGTGAACATCGCACCAGTGGAAGACTACGAACTGCCACCGGAAGCCTACTCCCATCCAGAAGTAAGGTCACCGGCGCCAGGAACGCCGACCAGGGAGGCCGTGAAGAAGGCGGAGGAGGTGGTGAGCACCATGCTGGCCAAGGGCTTCGTGCTGAGCAAGGACGCGCTGCGGCGCGCGCAGTCGTTCGACGGCCGGCACCAGCAGCTGCTGTCCACGGTGACGGCGCGGGTGGCGTCGCTGGACCGCCGCCTGGGGCTCAGCGACAAGTTCAGCCTCGGCACGGCCGCGGCccgcggcgcggcgcgcggcgtCGACGAGCGGTTCCAGGTCACGGAGCGCGCCTGGGGCGCCTTCTCCGCGGCCGGGGAGGTCGTGGCGGGCAGCCCCTACGCGTCTCGCGGCACCGCCTGGGTGTCGGCCGCCGTCGGCGCCGTCGCCAGGGCCGCGTCCGACGTCGgcgccatgaccatggagaagGTGGTCAGGGCCGAGGTGGAGGGCACGGCGGCGGACGGCGCGGGCGCCGAGGCGGCGGGGCAAGGGCACGCAGCCCGTGTCGACGTGCACGACGAACATGGAGTTGCAGCTCAGCACGGTCCACCAAAAGAATAA
- the LOC136482420 gene encoding binding partner of ACD11 1-like isoform X1, whose protein sequence is MAVRLGPGCLRIGVAPAELCTSPSPSPSPQLCTSPNWTIDVSDVRTIKVTNVPLSATAENMKEFFSFSGEIEYVEMRRDSETSQVAYVTFKEFHGADTALLLSGSSMCGDVPVNIAPVEDYELPPEAYSHPEVRSPAPGTPTREAVKKAEEVVSTMLAKGFVLSKDALRRAQSFDGRHQQLLSTVTARVASLDRRLGLSDKFSLGTAAARGAARGVDERFQVTERAWGAFSAAGEVVAGSPYASRGTAWVSAAVGAVARAASDVGAMTMEKVVRAEVEGTAADGAGAEAAGQGHAARVDVHDEHGVAAQHGPPKE, encoded by the exons ATGGCG GTCCGGCTGGGCCCTGGCTGTTTGAGGATAGGAGTAGCTCCTGCTGAACTTTGCACctcaccatcaccatcaccatcaccacaGCTCTGCACTTCCCCCAATTGGACCATCGATGTCTCAGAC GTCAGAACGATCAAGGTGACCAATGTGCCTCTGTCAGCAACAGCAGAGAACATGAAGGAGTTCTTCTCCTTCTCTGGCGAGATCGAGTACGTCGAGATGCGAAGGGACTCAGAGACGTCTCAGGTTGCTTATGTCACCTTCAAGGAGTTCCATGGAGCTGACACGGCTCTGCTCCTCTCT GGATCAAGCATGTGTGGCGATGTTCCTGTGAACATCGCACCAGTGGAAGACTACGAACTGCCACCGGAAGCCTACTCCCATCCAGAAGTAAGGTCACCGGCGCCAGGAACGCCGACCAGGGAGGCCGTGAAGAAGGCGGAGGAGGTGGTGAGCACCATGCTGGCCAAGGGCTTCGTGCTGAGCAAGGACGCGCTGCGGCGCGCGCAGTCGTTCGACGGCCGGCACCAGCAGCTGCTGTCCACGGTGACGGCGCGGGTGGCGTCGCTGGACCGCCGCCTGGGGCTCAGCGACAAGTTCAGCCTCGGCACGGCCGCGGCccgcggcgcggcgcgcggcgtCGACGAGCGGTTCCAGGTCACGGAGCGCGCCTGGGGCGCCTTCTCCGCGGCCGGGGAGGTCGTGGCGGGCAGCCCCTACGCGTCTCGCGGCACCGCCTGGGTGTCGGCCGCCGTCGGCGCCGTCGCCAGGGCCGCGTCCGACGTCGgcgccatgaccatggagaagGTGGTCAGGGCCGAGGTGGAGGGCACGGCGGCGGACGGCGCGGGCGCCGAGGCGGCGGGGCAAGGGCACGCAGCCCGTGTCGACGTGCACGACGAACATGGAGTTGCAGCTCAGCACGGTCCACCAAAAGAATAA